The Pseudomonas sp. DG56-2 genome contains a region encoding:
- the mupP gene encoding N-acetylmuramic acid 6-phosphate phosphatase MupP produces MRLRAVLFDMDGTLLDTAPDFIAICQAMLAERGLPAIDDQRIRDVVSGGAKAMVAVTFNLDPEAPEFEALRLEFLERYQQGCAVHSKLYDGMAELLADIEKGNLLWGVVTNKPVRFAEPIMQQLGLAERSALLICPDHVKNSKPDPEPLILACKTLNLDPASVLFVGDDLRDIESGRDAGTRTAAVRYGYIHPDDNPNNWGADVVVDHPLELRKVLDSALCGC; encoded by the coding sequence ATGCGCCTGAGAGCAGTACTTTTCGACATGGACGGCACCCTGCTCGACACGGCGCCGGACTTTATCGCCATCTGCCAGGCGATGCTCGCCGAACGTGGCCTGCCGGCAATCGACGACCAGCGCATCCGCGACGTGGTCTCCGGCGGTGCCAAGGCGATGGTAGCGGTTACCTTCAACCTTGACCCAGAAGCACCGGAATTCGAAGCCCTGCGCCTGGAGTTCCTCGAGCGCTACCAACAAGGTTGTGCGGTTCACAGCAAACTCTACGACGGCATGGCTGAATTGCTCGCCGACATCGAGAAAGGCAACCTGCTGTGGGGCGTGGTCACTAACAAGCCGGTGCGTTTCGCCGAGCCGATCATGCAGCAGCTAGGGCTGGCCGAACGCTCGGCCCTGCTAATTTGCCCCGATCACGTGAAGAACAGCAAGCCAGACCCCGAGCCGCTGATCCTTGCCTGCAAAACCTTGAACCTGGACCCGGCCAGCGTGCTGTTTGTCGGTGATGACCTGCGCGACATCGAGTCTGGTCGTGATGCCGGCACCCGCACCGCAGCGGTGCGCTATGGCTACATTCACCCGGACGACAACCCCAACAACTGGGGTGCGGATGTTGTGGTCGATCATCCGCTGGAGCTGCGCAAGGTGCTCGATAGCGCACTCTGCGGCTGCTGA
- a CDS encoding YciK family oxidoreductase, with amino-acid sequence MFEYSARPDLLQGRTIMVTGAGRGIGAAAAKAYAAHGATVLLLGKTEGNLSQVYDEIEAAGHPKPAVIPFNLETALPHQYDELAAMIESEFGHIDGLLHNASIIGPRTPLEQLSGDNFMRVMQVNVNAMFMLTSTLLPLLKLSKDASVIFTSSSVGRKGRAYWGAYGVSKFATEGLMQTLADELENVAPVRANSINPGATRTSMRAQAYPGENPENNPLPEQIMPVYLYLMGPDSTGVNGQAFNAQ; translated from the coding sequence ATGTTCGAATATTCCGCCCGCCCCGACCTGCTGCAAGGCCGGACCATCATGGTCACCGGCGCTGGTCGTGGAATCGGTGCAGCTGCGGCCAAGGCCTACGCTGCCCACGGCGCGACCGTACTGTTGCTGGGCAAGACCGAAGGCAACCTGAGCCAGGTCTACGATGAGATCGAAGCGGCCGGCCACCCCAAGCCTGCGGTGATTCCATTCAACCTGGAAACCGCACTGCCGCATCAGTACGACGAACTGGCAGCGATGATTGAAAGCGAGTTCGGCCACATCGATGGCTTGCTGCACAACGCCTCGATCATTGGCCCGCGCACGCCGCTGGAGCAGTTGTCTGGCGATAACTTCATGCGCGTCATGCAAGTCAACGTCAACGCCATGTTCATGCTCACCAGCACCCTGCTGCCGCTGCTCAAGCTGTCTAAGGATGCATCGGTGATCTTCACTTCCAGCAGCGTCGGGCGCAAAGGCCGGGCCTACTGGGGCGCCTACGGTGTGTCGAAGTTCGCCACCGAAGGGTTGATGCAAACCCTCGCCGACGAACTGGAAAACGTGGCCCCGGTTCGCGCCAACAGCATCAACCCAGGCGCCACCCGCACCAGCATGCGTGCCCAGGCTTACCCGGGCGAGAACCCGGAGAACAACCCGTTGCCTGAGCAAATCATGCCGGTCTACCTGTACTTGATGGGCCCGGACAGCACTGGCGTCAACGGCCAGGCGTTCAACGCCCAGTAA
- a CDS encoding DsbA family protein — protein sequence MSARLLYVMDPMCSWCWGFAPVAQALIAQARDVGVETHLVPGGLRTGSSALDASTRGYILDHWQAVNTATGQPFTLEGAMPEGFVYDTEPACRALVAARGLDVERTWILLAAIQQAFYQGGEDVTLAPKLVELAEKAGYERGLFAERFASADVRSATASDITWVQDLGIAGFPTLLAERNGQLALLTNGYQPLESLSPLLGRWLQQAACA from the coding sequence ATGTCCGCACGCCTGCTCTATGTGATGGACCCGATGTGCTCCTGGTGCTGGGGCTTTGCACCCGTCGCGCAGGCCTTGATCGCCCAGGCCCGTGACGTCGGTGTCGAAACCCACCTGGTGCCAGGCGGCTTGCGTACCGGCAGCAGTGCACTGGACGCATCGACTCGCGGCTACATTCTTGATCATTGGCAGGCTGTTAATACCGCCACCGGTCAGCCCTTTACCCTCGAAGGTGCGATGCCGGAAGGTTTCGTCTACGACACCGAGCCCGCCTGTCGGGCATTGGTGGCGGCGCGCGGCCTGGACGTGGAGCGCACCTGGATATTGCTCGCGGCTATCCAGCAGGCGTTCTACCAAGGTGGTGAAGACGTCACCCTTGCGCCGAAACTGGTGGAGCTGGCTGAAAAGGCCGGCTACGAGCGCGGGCTGTTTGCCGAGCGCTTTGCCAGTGCTGACGTGCGTTCGGCCACGGCCTCCGATATCACCTGGGTGCAGGATCTGGGCATCGCCGGGTTTCCAACCTTGCTGGCGGAACGTAACGGTCAGTTGGCGCTGTTGACCAATGGGTATCAGCCGCTTGAATCCCTCAGTCCGCTGCTCGGCCGCTGGCTGCAGCAGGCTGCCTGTGCTTGA
- a CDS encoding EAL domain-containing protein, with translation MKRKRTLEAPNLFGIIWPFVAVVLFQALLGGISLYALSAVRGYVAGESLWSKGQKDAIYYLNLYADNRDEAVFAKYQTAFAVPQGGHDLRAALDLPEPDLDAARRGILQGGNHPDDVSSLIWLYLNFRQVSYLEKAIELWSVGDSFLKQLNDVAQQMQDGFRSNTATASDVAEWKARIATINDGVTPAARAFSDALGEGSRVLLRVLLVTNLATALFLIALAWMRSSKLLAQRQAFANALEVEKERAQITLESIGDGVITTDVEGCIAYMNPAAEQLTHWHAAQAQGLPLAALFSLLDESAEKNSLTLVERILGGDFSGGTEHTKLIQRLDGSTVSVTLVGAPIMAEGQISGTVLVLHDMTQERQYIANLSWQATHDALTGLANRREFEYRLEQALNALARKPARHALMFLDLDQFKLVNDTCGHAAGDELLRHICAVLQAGLREGDTLARLGGDEFGILLENCGHEQAERIAESLRQAVQNLHFVWKNRPFMTTVSIGLVHVSQAPVTLEASLRAADMACYMAKEKGRNRVQVYHADDSELSMRFGEMAWIQRLHVALEENRFCLYAQEIAALGEHDGAGHIEILLRLQDENGRIILPDSFIPAAERYGLMTALDRWVVRNVFEVIRQCLDERGDGPLAMCAINLSGSSIGDDKFLEYLRRLFGEYGIPPQMICFEITETSAIANLGSAIRFINELKSLGCRFSLDDFCAGMSSFAYLKHLPVDFLKIDGSFVKDMLDDPVNRAMVEVINHIGHVMGKRTIAEFVETPLIEQALQEIGVDYAQGYLIERPQAFTCDSLQRQRIAARPLLFKAPGTFR, from the coding sequence ATGAAGCGAAAAAGGACTCTCGAAGCCCCGAACTTGTTCGGCATCATTTGGCCATTTGTCGCCGTGGTGTTGTTTCAGGCATTACTGGGGGGGATCAGTCTCTACGCCTTGTCGGCAGTACGTGGCTATGTAGCAGGGGAGAGCCTTTGGTCCAAGGGACAAAAGGACGCCATCTATTACCTCAACCTGTATGCCGACAATCGCGACGAAGCGGTTTTCGCAAAGTATCAGACTGCCTTCGCCGTGCCGCAGGGCGGACATGACCTGCGTGCTGCCCTGGATCTGCCCGAACCGGATCTGGACGCGGCGCGACGCGGTATTTTGCAGGGCGGCAATCACCCCGATGATGTCTCCAGTCTTATCTGGTTGTACTTGAACTTTCGCCAGGTCAGTTACCTGGAAAAGGCCATTGAGCTGTGGTCGGTGGGCGATAGCTTTCTGAAGCAGCTCAACGATGTCGCTCAACAGATGCAGGACGGCTTTCGCAGTAACACCGCCACCGCCAGCGATGTGGCCGAATGGAAGGCGCGCATCGCCACGATCAACGATGGTGTAACGCCTGCGGCCCGAGCGTTCAGTGATGCTTTGGGCGAAGGTTCCCGTGTACTGCTGCGGGTACTGCTGGTGACCAACCTGGCCACCGCCTTGTTTCTGATTGCCTTGGCATGGATGCGCTCAAGCAAGTTGCTGGCCCAACGACAAGCCTTTGCCAACGCCTTGGAGGTAGAAAAGGAGCGGGCGCAGATTACCTTGGAGTCGATTGGCGACGGCGTGATCACCACCGATGTTGAAGGCTGCATCGCTTACATGAACCCTGCGGCCGAGCAATTGACCCACTGGCATGCGGCCCAGGCCCAGGGCTTGCCCCTGGCGGCGCTGTTCAGCCTGCTCGACGAGAGCGCCGAGAAAAACAGCCTGACATTGGTTGAGCGCATTCTTGGTGGAGACTTCAGCGGCGGCACCGAGCATACCAAGCTGATCCAGCGCCTTGATGGCAGTACCGTCTCGGTGACCCTGGTGGGGGCACCGATCATGGCTGAAGGGCAGATAAGCGGCACCGTGCTGGTTCTGCATGACATGACCCAGGAGCGTCAGTACATCGCCAACCTGTCCTGGCAGGCGACCCATGACGCACTGACCGGCCTCGCCAACCGCCGCGAATTCGAGTATCGCCTGGAGCAGGCACTCAACGCCCTGGCGCGTAAACCGGCGCGGCATGCGCTGATGTTCCTCGATCTTGACCAGTTCAAGCTGGTCAACGACACCTGTGGGCATGCTGCTGGTGACGAACTGCTTAGGCACATCTGTGCCGTGCTGCAGGCGGGATTGCGCGAAGGCGATACCCTGGCGCGCCTGGGCGGTGATGAGTTCGGTATTCTTCTTGAGAATTGTGGGCATGAGCAGGCTGAGCGCATTGCTGAAAGCCTGCGCCAGGCCGTTCAGAACCTGCATTTTGTCTGGAAGAACCGCCCGTTCATGACCACCGTGAGTATCGGGCTGGTGCATGTATCCCAGGCACCTGTCACCCTTGAGGCCTCCCTGCGTGCCGCGGATATGGCGTGCTACATGGCCAAGGAGAAGGGCCGCAATCGGGTGCAGGTGTATCACGCTGACGACAGCGAGCTGTCCATGCGTTTTGGCGAAATGGCCTGGATTCAGCGGCTGCATGTGGCGCTGGAAGAAAACCGCTTTTGCCTGTACGCCCAGGAAATCGCGGCCCTTGGGGAGCATGACGGGGCAGGGCACATCGAAATTCTCCTGCGCCTGCAGGATGAAAACGGGCGCATCATCCTGCCCGACAGTTTCATTCCAGCCGCCGAGCGCTACGGTTTGATGACTGCGCTGGATCGTTGGGTGGTGCGCAATGTTTTCGAGGTGATTCGCCAGTGCCTGGATGAGCGCGGTGATGGCCCGCTGGCCATGTGTGCGATCAATTTGTCCGGTAGCAGTATCGGCGATGACAAATTCCTCGAGTACCTGCGCCGGCTGTTCGGGGAATATGGCATTCCGCCGCAAATGATCTGTTTCGAGATTACCGAAACCAGCGCCATTGCCAATCTGGGCAGTGCCATACGCTTTATCAACGAGTTGAAGAGCCTTGGTTGCCGATTCTCGCTGGATGACTTCTGCGCCGGAATGTCGTCGTTCGCCTATTTAAAGCATCTGCCCGTGGATTTCCTGAAAATTGACGGCAGTTTCGTCAAGGACATGCTCGATGATCCGGTCAATCGAGCTATGGTTGAGGTCATCAATCATATCGGCCATGTCATGGGCAAACGCACCATTGCCGAGTTCGTCGAAACGCCGTTGATTGAGCAGGCCCTGCAGGAAATAGGTGTCGACTACGCCCAGGGCTACCTGATCGAGCGACCGCAGGCGTTTACCTGCGACAGCTTGCAGCGCCAACGGATTGCAGCAAGGCCTTTGTTGTTCAAGGCACCAGGGACTTTTCGCTGA
- a CDS encoding ABC transporter ATP-binding protein, whose translation MLDVPGSPDPVPGPAPAVADRLSWAEIRRLALQHKKALWIANGVAVLAALCSVPIPLLLPLLVDEVLLGHGDAALKWMNQFLPGSWQVAAGYIGLMLVLTLCLRCAALAFNVVQAKLFAGLAKDIVYRLRIRLIERLKRISLKEYESLGSGTVTTHLVTDLDTLDKFVGETLSRFLVAMLTLTGTAAILMWMHWKLALLILLFNPLVIFATVQLGKRVKHLKKLENDSTSRFTQALTETLDAIQEIRASNRQGYFLGRLGLRAQEVRNYAVASQWKSDASGRASGLLFQFGIDIFRAAAMLTVLFSDLSIGQMLAVFSYLWFMIGPVEQLLNLQYAYYAAGGALSRLNELLARADEPQYPGGVDPFRGRDTVGIEVQGLRFAYADEPVLDQLNLSIAPGEKVAIVGASGGGKSTLVQLLLGLYSPQAGTIRFGGSTLQDIGLETLREHVAVVLQHPSLFNDTVRANLTMGRDCSDEACWQALAIAQLESTIAALPRGLDTVVGRSGVRLSGGQRQRLAIARMVLAEPKVVILDEATSALDAATEYNLHQALARFLSARTTLIIAHRLSAVKQADRVLVFDGGHVAEDGDHQQLIADGGLYAKLYGHLQQS comes from the coding sequence GTGCTTGATGTCCCCGGGTCACCCGACCCTGTGCCGGGGCCGGCGCCAGCCGTTGCCGATCGGCTGAGCTGGGCGGAAATTCGCCGTCTGGCGTTGCAGCATAAAAAAGCCCTGTGGATTGCCAACGGTGTCGCGGTACTGGCGGCGCTGTGCAGCGTTCCTATCCCGCTGTTGTTACCGTTGCTGGTCGATGAAGTATTGCTCGGGCATGGTGATGCCGCGCTCAAGTGGATGAATCAGTTCCTGCCGGGCAGCTGGCAGGTAGCGGCAGGTTACATCGGTTTGATGCTGGTGCTCACGCTGTGCCTGCGGTGCGCCGCACTGGCCTTCAACGTGGTCCAGGCCAAGCTGTTCGCGGGCCTTGCCAAGGATATTGTCTACCGCCTGCGTATTCGCCTGATCGAGCGTCTCAAACGAATTTCCCTCAAAGAGTACGAAAGCCTGGGCAGCGGCACCGTGACCACTCATCTGGTCACTGACCTGGATACCCTGGACAAGTTCGTCGGTGAAACCCTCAGCCGCTTCCTGGTCGCCATGCTGACCCTTACCGGCACCGCGGCGATCTTGATGTGGATGCACTGGAAGCTGGCGCTGTTGATTCTGCTGTTCAATCCCTTGGTCATTTTTGCCACGGTGCAGTTGGGTAAGCGGGTCAAGCACCTGAAGAAGCTTGAGAACGACAGTACTTCACGCTTCACCCAGGCGCTGACCGAAACCCTGGATGCCATCCAGGAAATTCGGGCCAGCAACCGTCAGGGCTATTTCCTCGGGCGTCTGGGCTTGCGTGCCCAGGAAGTGCGTAATTATGCGGTAGCGTCGCAGTGGAAGAGTGATGCCAGCGGCCGCGCCAGTGGTCTGTTGTTTCAATTCGGCATCGATATTTTCCGCGCGGCAGCGATGCTCACGGTGCTGTTTTCCGACCTGTCGATCGGGCAGATGCTGGCAGTGTTCAGCTACCTGTGGTTCATGATTGGCCCGGTCGAGCAGTTGCTGAACTTGCAATACGCCTACTACGCTGCAGGCGGCGCATTGAGCCGGCTCAACGAGTTGCTGGCGCGTGCCGACGAGCCGCAATACCCAGGTGGCGTCGATCCATTCAGGGGGCGTGACACCGTCGGTATCGAAGTGCAGGGCTTGCGCTTTGCCTATGCCGACGAACCGGTTCTCGATCAGTTGAACCTGTCCATTGCCCCGGGTGAAAAAGTTGCCATCGTCGGGGCCAGTGGTGGCGGCAAGAGCACCTTGGTGCAGTTGCTGCTTGGCCTCTATAGCCCGCAGGCCGGTACCATTCGCTTCGGTGGTTCGACCCTGCAGGACATCGGCCTGGAAACCTTGCGCGAGCATGTCGCTGTGGTGCTGCAGCATCCGTCGCTGTTCAACGACACCGTGCGTGCCAACCTGACCATGGGGCGAGACTGCAGCGACGAAGCCTGCTGGCAGGCGCTGGCTATTGCCCAGTTGGAATCCACCATCGCCGCGCTACCCCGTGGTCTGGACACCGTGGTGGGCCGCTCGGGCGTGCGCCTGTCGGGTGGCCAGCGCCAGCGCCTGGCAATCGCACGCATGGTGCTGGCCGAGCCCAAGGTGGTCATCCTCGACGAAGCGACCTCGGCCCTCGATGCGGCGACCGAATACAACCTGCACCAGGCGCTTGCACGCTTTCTCAGTGCGCGCACTACGTTGATCATTGCCCATCGTCTGTCAGCAGTGAAGCAGGCAGACCGGGTATTGGTTTTTGATGGAGGGCATGTGGCCGAGGATGGCGATCATCAGCAGTTGATCGCTGATGGCGGCTTGTATGCCAAGCTGTATGGTCATCTGCAGCAGAGTTGA
- the ubiG gene encoding bifunctional 2-polyprenyl-6-hydroxyphenol methylase/3-demethylubiquinol 3-O-methyltransferase UbiG, translating to MSNVDHAEIAKFEALAHRWWDRESEFKPLHDINPLRVNWIDERVKLAGKKVLDVGCGGGILSEAMAQRGATVMGIDMGEAPLAVARLHQLESGVEVEYRQTTAEALAEEMPGQFDVVTCLEMLEHVPDPSSVIRACYRMVKPGGQVFFSTINRNPKAYLFAIIGAEYIMKLLPRGTHDFKKFIRPSELGAWSREAGLNVKDIIGLTYNPLTKHYKLANDVDVNYMIQTLREE from the coding sequence ATGAGCAACGTCGACCACGCAGAAATCGCTAAATTCGAAGCCCTGGCCCATCGCTGGTGGGACCGTGAAAGCGAATTCAAGCCCCTGCACGACATCAACCCACTGCGGGTCAACTGGATTGACGAACGGGTCAAGCTGGCCGGTAAGAAGGTTCTCGACGTCGGTTGCGGCGGCGGCATCCTCAGCGAGGCCATGGCTCAGCGCGGCGCCACTGTCATGGGTATCGACATGGGTGAAGCACCATTGGCCGTGGCACGCCTGCATCAGCTCGAGTCCGGCGTAGAGGTGGAATACCGCCAGACCACCGCCGAGGCGCTGGCCGAAGAAATGCCCGGGCAGTTCGACGTGGTGACCTGCCTTGAGATGCTCGAGCACGTGCCTGATCCCTCCTCGGTGATCCGTGCCTGCTACCGCATGGTCAAGCCCGGCGGCCAGGTGTTCTTCTCGACCATCAACCGCAACCCCAAGGCTTACCTGTTCGCGATCATCGGCGCTGAATACATCATGAAGCTGCTGCCGCGCGGTACCCACGACTTCAAGAAGTTCATCCGCCCTTCCGAGCTCGGCGCCTGGAGCCGTGAAGCCGGCCTGAACGTCAAGGACATCATCGGCCTGACCTACAACCCGTTGACCAAGCACTACAAGCTGGCCAACGATGTCGACGTCAACTACATGATCCAGACCCTGCGCGAGGAATGA
- a CDS encoding rhodanese-related sulfurtransferase has product MTQAIVVAALYKFVTLKDYIELREPLLETMLSNDVKGTLLLAEEGINGTVSGTREGIDGLLTWLRSDARLEDIDHKESYCDEQPFYRTKVKLKKEIVTLGVPGVDPNHKVGTYVEPKDWNALISDPEVLLIDTRNDYEVAIGTFDGAIDPKTTTFREFPDYIKANFDPSRHKKVAMFCTGGIRCEKASSYMLGEGFEEVYHLKGGILKYLEEVPQEETRWQGDCFVFDNRVTVRHDLSEGDYDQCHACRTPISVEERASEHYSPGISCPHCWDSLSEKTRRSAVDRQKQIELAKARNMPHPIGHNYRKAAEA; this is encoded by the coding sequence ATGACCCAAGCTATCGTCGTGGCGGCGCTGTACAAGTTCGTCACCCTGAAAGATTACATCGAACTGCGCGAACCGCTGCTCGAAACCATGTTGAGCAACGACGTCAAGGGCACCTTGCTGCTGGCCGAAGAAGGCATCAACGGCACCGTGTCGGGCACCCGCGAAGGGATCGATGGCCTGTTGACCTGGCTGCGCAGCGACGCACGGCTCGAGGATATCGACCATAAGGAATCCTATTGCGATGAACAGCCGTTCTATCGCACCAAGGTCAAACTCAAGAAAGAGATCGTTACCCTGGGTGTGCCGGGCGTAGACCCGAACCACAAGGTTGGCACTTATGTTGAGCCCAAGGACTGGAATGCGCTGATCAGCGACCCGGAAGTACTGCTCATCGACACCCGTAATGACTACGAAGTGGCCATCGGCACCTTTGATGGTGCAATCGATCCGAAAACCACCACCTTTCGTGAGTTCCCGGACTACATCAAGGCCAACTTCGACCCGTCGCGCCACAAGAAAGTGGCCATGTTCTGCACCGGCGGCATTCGTTGCGAAAAAGCCTCCAGCTACATGCTCGGTGAAGGTTTCGAAGAGGTCTATCATCTTAAAGGCGGCATCCTGAAATACCTCGAAGAGGTACCGCAGGAAGAAACCCGCTGGCAGGGCGACTGCTTCGTGTTCGACAACCGGGTCACTGTGCGTCACGACCTGAGCGAGGGCGACTACGACCAATGCCATGCCTGCCGTACACCGATCAGCGTCGAAGAGCGTGCGTCCGAGCATTATTCGCCAGGTATCAGCTGCCCGCATTGCTGGGACAGCTTGAGCGAAAAGACCCGCCGCAGCGCCGTTGACCGGCAGAAGCAGATCGAATTGGCCAAGGCTCGCAACATGCCGCACCCAATCGGTCACAACTACCGCAAAGCCGCCGAGGCCTGA
- a CDS encoding TenA family transcriptional regulator yields the protein MDPTSYPLWAQQLIKDCHESKRRVVEHELYQRMRDGRLSARTMRQYLIGGWPVVEQFSLYMAKNLTKTRYARHPGEDMARRWLMRNIRVELNHADYWLYWSQAHGVSLEDLQAQEVPAELNALSDWCWHTCAADSLVVAVAATNYAIEGATGEWSAVVCSTGVYAQGFPEEGRKRAMKWLKMHAQYDDAHPWEALEIVCTLAGNHPTQALQTELRRAVCKSYDYMFLFLERCMQLEQHQPARVQAELVES from the coding sequence ATGGACCCCACCAGTTACCCGCTCTGGGCCCAGCAGTTGATCAAAGACTGTCATGAGAGCAAGCGTCGGGTAGTCGAACACGAACTTTACCAGCGTATGCGAGATGGCCGGCTCAGCGCCCGCACCATGCGCCAGTACCTGATTGGCGGCTGGCCGGTAGTCGAGCAGTTTTCCCTGTACATGGCCAAGAACCTGACCAAGACCCGCTACGCCCGCCATCCCGGCGAAGACATGGCGCGTCGCTGGTTGATGCGCAACATTCGTGTCGAGCTCAATCATGCCGATTACTGGCTGTACTGGAGCCAGGCCCATGGCGTTAGCCTGGAAGACCTGCAGGCCCAGGAAGTGCCGGCTGAGCTCAACGCATTGAGCGATTGGTGCTGGCACACCTGTGCAGCCGATTCGCTGGTGGTGGCGGTGGCGGCGACCAACTATGCAATCGAAGGTGCGACGGGCGAATGGTCGGCGGTGGTGTGCTCTACCGGCGTTTATGCCCAGGGCTTCCCCGAGGAGGGTCGCAAGCGCGCCATGAAGTGGCTGAAGATGCATGCCCAGTACGATGACGCCCACCCATGGGAAGCACTGGAAATCGTCTGCACCCTGGCGGGCAATCATCCAACCCAGGCGCTGCAGACCGAGCTGCGGCGGGCGGTGTGCAAGAGCTACGACTACATGTTCTTGTTTCTGGAGCGCTGCATGCAACTGGAACAGCACCAGCCCGCCCGGGTTCAGGCGGAACTGGTAGAGAGCTGA
- a CDS encoding TRZ/ATZ family hydrolase has protein sequence MPKPATPLDLLLLPTWLVPVEPAGVVLKDHGLGIRDGHIVFIGTRAEAERFVASETRELPGCLLSPGLINAHGHAAMTLFRGLADDLPLMTWLEEHIWPAEGRWVDEAFVRDGTDLAIAEQIKGGVTCFSDMYFFPKVASERVHNSGIRAQIAVPLLDFAIPGARTAEDGLHQAVELFGDLRYHPRITVAMGPHAPYTVSDENLEKIRVIAEELDAPIHMHIHETAFEVEQSLATRNERPLARLARLGLLGPRLQAVHMTQISDDDLALLVESNTSVVHCPESNLKLASGFCPVERLWQAGVNLAVGTDGAASNNDLDLLGETRTAALLAKAVAGSAAALDAHRALRMATLNGARALGLEAVTGSLEVGKAADLVAFDLSGLAQQPLYEPVSQLIYTSNRDCVKHVWVAGQQLLDERRLTRMDEQALHAAACAWGQRIGERSE, from the coding sequence ATGCCCAAACCCGCTACACCGCTCGACCTGTTGCTCCTGCCGACCTGGCTGGTGCCTGTCGAACCTGCCGGGGTGGTATTGAAGGATCATGGCCTGGGTATCCGTGATGGCCACATTGTTTTCATCGGCACCCGCGCCGAAGCCGAGCGCTTTGTCGCCAGCGAAACCCGCGAGCTGCCAGGCTGCCTGCTCAGCCCCGGGCTGATCAACGCCCACGGCCATGCCGCCATGACCCTGTTTCGCGGCCTGGCCGACGACCTGCCGCTGATGACCTGGCTCGAAGAACACATCTGGCCGGCCGAAGGCCGCTGGGTGGATGAAGCATTCGTGCGTGATGGCACCGACCTGGCGATCGCCGAGCAGATCAAAGGTGGCGTTACCTGTTTTTCCGACATGTACTTTTTTCCCAAGGTCGCCAGTGAACGGGTACACAACAGTGGTATCCGTGCGCAAATCGCCGTACCGCTGCTCGACTTCGCGATACCAGGCGCACGCACCGCCGAAGACGGCCTGCATCAGGCGGTCGAACTGTTCGGCGACCTGCGCTACCACCCACGCATAACCGTGGCCATGGGCCCGCATGCCCCGTACACGGTGAGCGACGAAAACCTGGAAAAAATCCGCGTCATCGCCGAAGAACTCGACGCGCCGATACACATGCACATCCACGAAACCGCGTTTGAGGTGGAGCAATCGCTGGCCACCCGCAACGAGCGCCCGCTGGCCCGCCTGGCGCGCCTGGGTCTGCTCGGCCCGCGCCTGCAGGCTGTGCACATGACTCAGATCAGCGACGACGACCTGGCCCTGCTGGTAGAAAGCAACACCAGTGTGGTGCATTGCCCGGAATCCAACCTCAAGCTGGCCAGTGGTTTCTGCCCCGTGGAGCGTTTGTGGCAAGCGGGTGTCAATCTAGCTGTGGGTACCGATGGTGCGGCCAGCAACAACGACCTCGACCTGCTCGGTGAAACCCGCACCGCCGCCTTGCTGGCCAAGGCAGTGGCCGGCTCGGCTGCTGCCCTGGATGCACACCGGGCCTTGCGTATGGCCACCCTCAATGGGGCGCGGGCGCTGGGCCTGGAAGCAGTGACAGGTTCGCTGGAAGTGGGCAAGGCTGCCGACCTGGTCGCATTCGATCTGTCGGGATTGGCCCAGCAACCACTCTATGAGCCGGTTTCACAACTGATCTACACCAGCAATCGTGACTGCGTGAAGCATGTCTGGGTTGCTGGTCAACAATTGCTCGATGAGCGCCGCCTGACCCGCATGGACGAGCAGGCCCTGCATGCCGCCGCCTGCGCCTGGGGCCAGCGGATCGGCGAGCGTAGCGAATAA